A stretch of Acidobacteriota bacterium DNA encodes these proteins:
- a CDS encoding thiosulfate oxidation carrier protein SoxY, with amino-acid sequence MQESSVPPRRFPGPRTWLPALGILCVLVTPPAPPPAAAEAVVSPSIAGILQHLTGVGAYTPSDAIALVVPDRADRGERVPVTVHVRDRAVDALFVFVESAAEPLALHLWLTDGVTPRIVTRVRLCRTGRVVAVAQTAEGLIGTARTVYLGARARCAPAAEVVDGGGTLQVRTRVRSRRGRVRLRTRVAPPPPPGTRLASLSLHHGDEAIFQMQAGASLAATAPLELSFTTAPSAYLHLRWTDNHQRSGEHSLHLP; translated from the coding sequence ATGCAGGAGTCTTCGGTCCCCCCGCGCCGTTTTCCTGGACCCCGCACCTGGCTGCCCGCCCTCGGCATCCTTTGCGTCCTCGTCACGCCGCCCGCGCCTCCGCCGGCGGCGGCAGAAGCCGTCGTCAGTCCGTCGATCGCCGGGATCCTCCAACACCTCACCGGCGTCGGGGCATACACCCCAAGCGACGCCATCGCACTGGTGGTTCCCGATCGGGCGGACCGGGGCGAGCGGGTCCCCGTCACCGTCCACGTCCGGGACCGGGCCGTCGACGCCCTGTTCGTCTTCGTGGAAAGCGCCGCCGAGCCCCTCGCGCTGCACCTGTGGCTGACTGATGGGGTGACGCCGCGGATCGTCACCCGGGTACGCCTGTGCAGGACCGGCCGCGTCGTCGCCGTGGCGCAGACGGCCGAGGGGCTGATCGGAACCGCGCGCACGGTCTACCTGGGGGCCCGGGCCCGGTGTGCGCCAGCGGCCGAGGTCGTCGACGGGGGCGGCACGCTGCAGGTCCGCACCCGGGTGCGCAGCCGCCGCGGACGCGTCCGCTTGCGCACCCGGGTCGCGCCGCCACCGCCCCCCGGCACCCGCCTGGCGAGCCTCTCCCTCCATCACGGGGACGAGGCGATCTTCCAGATGCAGGCGGGCGCCTCACTGGCCGCCACGGCGCCCCTCGAACTCTCGTTCACCACAGCGCCGAGCGCCTACCTGCACCTGCGCTGGACGGACAACCACCAGCGCTCCGGTGAACACTCGCTCCACCTGCCCTGA
- a CDS encoding S8 family serine peptidase, which produces MKSQGRTGASRMPRGMPLLAAAVLSLVAGSVPSPAAPAAFEPRCARLVRAIRPLERVRRWQDLPAGEMRRRLVDDLRRETALAARDVLARLAAAGAENVRVLWGPSVVCAHADDGAWREVAALPTVEAVFADPPRGDAEIDDQGEGPNRGVPPEPPLVALRVPEVWDRGLTGRGVVVALIDTGVDFSHPDLADHLWVNEDEIPGNGIDDDGNGYVDDDRGWNFSSNDNDPSDLSGHGTKSAGLIAGDGSAGKQTGVAPDATLMVLRRGSTQSAMWEASQYAVDNGAAIISQSSSWKWSFSPDYASWRRQAEVELAAGVLHVNSAGNTGAALDAEPVPYNVAAPANCPPPWHHPEQTPQEGLASVLAVGNVDARSLSIAVTSAHGPSEWTDIKAHRDASYPFDMPPGYRDYPTWDGSPGLGKPDLVAPGDNSTTTALGGGYVSYGGTSAAAPRVAGIAALMLQAVPGASPAEVARALLETAVDKGPAGRDNRFGAGFPDALAATSALGPPLEVRVVEVIDPGPPRGDGDGAADEGEIDRLRVEVANTSSSTLTDVEVLLGAGSEVQVRDGYQWIGAIGPQATASTVAPHLSAEFGPGTCARRVRLEVEVREGGRRRIEAVFVPVGTETREDLIATEFEQAAGFTVSGTATAGAWVRQVPVGTLHGGTAANPGQDHSADPGTVAWVSGNGPTDPLAADVDAGRTVLTSPAVDASVHGELELVFHRWFYGADAGGEDRYLVEASADGTDWTLVEEITATENRWRRRRIVLSDLMTPSATTSVRFLVEDAGGEDVVEGGLDDLTLTGISLDCQPWSIAADPAPDAVGATVRLARAPGGHIEVSWDPPSAAGGRDPELGYRVQRSTAAQGPFSTVGRPVLESFTDVDAAAPTPALYFYRVESIQP; this is translated from the coding sequence ATGAAGAGCCAGGGCCGGACAGGCGCATCACGGATGCCGCGGGGCATGCCCCTGCTGGCGGCGGCCGTCCTGTCGCTGGTGGCGGGGTCGGTGCCGTCGCCGGCGGCGCCCGCCGCGTTCGAGCCGCGCTGTGCGCGCCTGGTGCGGGCGATCCGCCCGCTCGAGAGGGTGCGGCGCTGGCAAGACCTGCCGGCGGGTGAGATGCGGCGCCGCCTGGTGGACGACCTGCGCCGGGAGACGGCGCTCGCCGCGCGGGACGTGCTGGCGCGCCTGGCGGCGGCCGGGGCGGAGAACGTCCGGGTCCTGTGGGGGCCTTCCGTGGTCTGCGCCCACGCCGACGACGGCGCCTGGCGGGAAGTCGCCGCCCTGCCGACGGTGGAGGCGGTGTTCGCCGACCCCCCCCGCGGCGACGCCGAGATCGACGATCAGGGTGAAGGCCCCAATCGCGGCGTGCCTCCCGAACCCCCCCTGGTCGCCCTGCGGGTGCCGGAGGTTTGGGATCGGGGACTGACCGGTCGGGGCGTCGTCGTCGCGCTGATCGACACCGGCGTCGACTTTTCCCATCCCGACCTGGCGGACCACCTGTGGGTCAACGAGGACGAGATCCCCGGCAACGGCATCGACGACGACGGCAACGGTTACGTGGACGACGACCGGGGCTGGAATTTTTCTTCGAACGACAACGATCCCTCCGATCTTTCCGGTCACGGCACCAAGAGCGCCGGCCTGATCGCGGGCGACGGCAGTGCCGGCAAGCAGACCGGTGTCGCGCCCGACGCGACGCTGATGGTGTTGCGGAGAGGCTCGACTCAATCGGCCATGTGGGAGGCCAGCCAGTACGCCGTGGACAACGGCGCGGCGATCATCAGCCAGTCCTCTTCCTGGAAGTGGTCCTTCTCGCCCGACTACGCCTCGTGGCGCCGTCAGGCGGAAGTGGAACTGGCCGCGGGGGTGCTGCACGTCAACAGCGCCGGCAACACCGGGGCTGCCCTGGACGCCGAACCGGTCCCCTACAACGTGGCGGCGCCGGCCAACTGCCCGCCGCCGTGGCATCACCCCGAGCAGACGCCGCAGGAAGGGCTGGCCAGCGTACTGGCGGTGGGCAACGTGGACGCCCGCTCCCTGTCCATCGCGGTCACCTCGGCCCACGGGCCGTCCGAGTGGACCGACATCAAGGCCCACCGGGATGCCTCCTACCCCTTCGACATGCCCCCCGGGTACCGGGACTATCCCACCTGGGACGGCTCTCCGGGCCTGGGCAAACCGGACCTGGTCGCCCCCGGCGACAACTCCACGACGACGGCCCTCGGAGGGGGTTACGTTTCCTACGGGGGCACCTCCGCCGCGGCGCCGCGGGTCGCCGGGATCGCGGCCCTGATGCTGCAGGCCGTCCCCGGGGCGAGCCCCGCCGAGGTGGCGCGGGCCCTGCTCGAGACCGCCGTCGACAAGGGGCCGGCAGGTCGCGACAACCGCTTCGGTGCCGGGTTCCCCGATGCTCTCGCGGCGACCTCGGCCCTGGGGCCGCCCCTCGAGGTGCGGGTGGTGGAGGTGATCGACCCCGGTCCGCCCCGGGGCGATGGCGATGGGGCGGCCGACGAGGGCGAGATCGACCGGCTGCGCGTCGAAGTGGCCAACACCTCTTCGTCCACCCTGACCGATGTGGAGGTGCTGCTGGGGGCCGGCTCGGAAGTCCAGGTGCGGGACGGCTACCAGTGGATCGGAGCCATCGGCCCCCAGGCCACGGCTTCCACCGTCGCGCCGCATCTCTCCGCGGAGTTCGGGCCGGGCACCTGTGCGAGGCGGGTGCGCCTGGAGGTGGAGGTGCGGGAGGGCGGTCGGCGACGGATCGAGGCGGTGTTCGTGCCGGTGGGAACGGAGACCCGGGAGGACTTGATCGCCACGGAGTTCGAGCAGGCGGCGGGTTTCACCGTCTCGGGCACGGCCACGGCGGGGGCCTGGGTGCGCCAGGTCCCGGTGGGCACGCTGCACGGGGGGACCGCCGCCAATCCCGGCCAGGACCACAGCGCCGATCCCGGGACGGTGGCCTGGGTCAGCGGTAACGGTCCCACCGATCCCCTGGCGGCGGACGTGGACGCCGGCCGGACCGTGCTCACCTCTCCTGCCGTGGACGCCTCGGTCCACGGGGAGCTGGAACTGGTCTTCCATCGCTGGTTCTACGGGGCCGACGCCGGCGGCGAGGATCGCTACCTGGTGGAGGCCAGCGCCGACGGAACCGACTGGACCCTGGTGGAGGAGATCACCGCCACGGAGAACCGCTGGCGACGTCGGCGGATCGTCCTGTCCGACCTGATGACGCCTTCGGCCACCACCTCGGTGCGCTTTCTCGTGGAGGACGCCGGCGGCGAGGACGTGGTGGAGGGCGGTCTCGACGATCTGACGCTGACGGGGATATCCCTCGACTGCCAGCCCTGGTCCATCGCCGCCGACCCCGCGCCGGATGCCGTGGGCGCGACAGTGCGCCTGGCCCGTGCTCCCGGAGGTCACATCGAAGTGAGCTGGGATCCGCCCTCCGCCGCGGGGGGGCGGGATCCGGAGCTGGGGTATCGGGTGCAGCGCTCGACCGCCGCCCAGGGGCCTTTTTCCACCGTGGGCCGGCCCGTACTCGAGAGCTTCACCGACGTGGACGCGGCGGCCCCGACGCCTGCCCTGTACTTCTACCGGGTGGAATCGATTCAGCCCTGA
- a CDS encoding S9 family peptidase, protein MNGIRPTSTSVATLALVALALATPAGATASETSGSGPQPGQWLVAGPLPAPASPPPGLLAPEIETVAEIDTHRAWPVAGRPLAETPDLRWQAVEAEPGPRLEQAGIYWVATRLHLPRWTEVTLEARSAAGLTVYADGEEIASRGARSEPSSLEATVAHARGLVSLLLRVEVVDPTPLPATLALAAAGRPAVSLAWSATGPRPLFDYADRRRLADYTSLAVSTGGQWIARSLRRDSSGAGAPLSTLEVLDPRGALVASGLAGEGARALAFSPVEDLLLITRPHGEGTDLLTWKAPRGPLRRVLVGEEGLAWAGFAPTGKALLVLSSTGARRSRRDDETARRRTAPREGLPDYLTGPHLHLVDLATGNRRRLTLPGDFVLDGACFADDSHVVYARTVPRRERPWFQTELREIDLRSGADRLLRVFVAGWEFRPRALIAEPAGERVAFLGPPAELGPGRGEHNVYNAQIWVLDRASGSLERITGSGAEAYGGRGGVLVWAGAGRMVATATTGARRRWVRVEETDDGWNVLPLPAEGEVLTRAAASSDGRFLASVLSSPTRPAALFFTSLEQGTGNRVEEPNAAVAEEWMLSAARDASFRGPGGERIEAWYYPPLFAFEARRIPLVVYTYGGAVPTLRAFDPMHQFLAAHGYGVLVINPRGAYGRGERFADHHAGDWGPKAAADVLAGIDALLRAHPEINPASVGLYGGSYGGFLTAYLLSTTDRFAAAVSLYGISSLASYWGQGDWGWTYGDMASAGAAPWTDPDLFVRHSPLFRAEKIHTPLLLLHGTADGNVPPTESRQLFTALKILGRPVEWVLFPGEDHGISGTFERRTEHRTMILEWFDRFLRDQGEAWEHRWKNP, encoded by the coding sequence ATGAACGGAATCCGGCCGACATCGACGTCCGTCGCCACCCTGGCCCTGGTGGCCCTCGCACTGGCGACCCCTGCCGGAGCGACGGCAAGCGAGACTTCCGGGTCGGGCCCGCAGCCGGGACAGTGGCTTGTGGCGGGCCCCCTGCCCGCGCCGGCGAGCCCGCCTCCCGGCCTCCTCGCCCCGGAGATCGAAACCGTCGCCGAAATCGACACCCATCGCGCCTGGCCCGTGGCGGGTCGACCCCTGGCGGAAACCCCCGACCTCCGGTGGCAGGCCGTCGAGGCGGAGCCGGGGCCGCGCCTCGAGCAGGCCGGCATCTACTGGGTCGCCACACGCCTGCACCTGCCGCGCTGGACCGAAGTGACCCTCGAGGCCCGCAGCGCCGCCGGCCTGACCGTCTACGCCGACGGCGAAGAGATCGCCTCCCGCGGGGCCCGGTCCGAGCCCTCGTCCCTCGAGGCCACGGTGGCCCACGCCCGCGGCCTGGTCTCCCTGCTCCTGCGGGTCGAGGTGGTGGACCCGACCCCGCTGCCGGCAACCCTCGCGCTGGCCGCCGCCGGCCGGCCCGCCGTCTCCCTCGCCTGGTCCGCCACCGGGCCGAGACCCCTCTTCGACTACGCCGACCGGAGACGGCTGGCCGACTACACCAGCCTGGCCGTCTCCACCGGCGGCCAGTGGATCGCCCGCAGCCTGCGTCGTGACTCTTCGGGTGCCGGCGCGCCCCTGTCGACCCTCGAGGTGCTCGACCCGCGGGGGGCGCTCGTCGCTTCAGGACTGGCCGGAGAGGGCGCCCGCGCGCTGGCCTTCTCTCCGGTGGAAGACCTGCTGCTGATCACGCGGCCCCACGGCGAGGGCACCGATCTGCTGACCTGGAAGGCGCCGCGGGGCCCCCTGCGCCGGGTGCTGGTCGGTGAAGAGGGCCTCGCCTGGGCAGGCTTCGCCCCCACGGGCAAGGCACTGCTGGTGCTCTCCTCCACCGGCGCCAGGCGCAGCCGGCGGGACGACGAGACGGCCCGACGGCGAACGGCGCCGCGGGAAGGGCTGCCCGACTACCTCACCGGGCCCCACCTCCACCTGGTCGATCTGGCCACGGGCAACCGCCGGCGCCTGACCCTGCCCGGCGATTTCGTCCTCGACGGCGCGTGCTTCGCCGACGACTCGCACGTGGTGTACGCCCGCACCGTGCCCCGCCGGGAGCGCCCCTGGTTCCAGACCGAGCTGCGCGAGATCGACCTGCGCAGCGGCGCCGACCGGTTGCTCCGGGTCTTCGTAGCGGGCTGGGAATTCCGGCCCCGGGCGCTGATCGCCGAGCCCGCCGGGGAACGCGTCGCCTTTCTCGGACCGCCCGCCGAACTCGGCCCCGGCAGGGGGGAACACAACGTCTACAACGCCCAGATCTGGGTCCTCGACCGAGCGAGCGGCAGCCTCGAACGCATCACGGGTTCCGGCGCAGAGGCCTACGGGGGACGGGGCGGCGTTCTGGTGTGGGCGGGGGCAGGCCGAATGGTGGCCACAGCCACCACCGGGGCCCGGCGGCGGTGGGTACGCGTCGAGGAGACGGACGACGGGTGGAACGTGCTGCCCCTGCCGGCGGAAGGCGAAGTTCTGACCCGCGCGGCGGCCTCTTCCGACGGCCGTTTCCTCGCCTCGGTCCTCTCCTCCCCGACCCGTCCGGCGGCGCTGTTCTTCACCTCGCTCGAACAGGGCACCGGGAATCGGGTCGAAGAGCCCAACGCCGCCGTCGCGGAAGAGTGGATGCTCAGCGCGGCGCGGGACGCCTCCTTCCGCGGGCCGGGCGGCGAGCGTATCGAAGCCTGGTACTACCCGCCCCTTTTCGCCTTCGAAGCGCGCCGGATTCCGCTGGTGGTCTACACCTACGGCGGTGCCGTCCCCACCCTGCGCGCCTTCGACCCGATGCACCAGTTCCTCGCGGCCCACGGCTATGGGGTGCTGGTGATCAACCCCCGGGGCGCCTACGGCCGCGGTGAGCGTTTCGCCGATCATCACGCCGGTGACTGGGGCCCCAAGGCGGCGGCCGACGTGCTGGCGGGCATCGACGCCCTGCTGCGCGCGCACCCGGAGATCAACCCCGCCTCCGTCGGGCTCTACGGCGGCTCCTACGGCGGATTCCTCACCGCCTACCTGCTTTCCACCACGGATCGCTTCGCCGCGGCGGTCTCCCTCTACGGGATCTCCAGTCTCGCCTCCTACTGGGGCCAGGGAGACTGGGGGTGGACCTACGGCGACATGGCGTCGGCGGGCGCCGCCCCCTGGACCGATCCCGACCTTTTTGTCCGGCACTCGCCGCTGTTCCGCGCGGAAAAGATCCACACCCCCCTGCTCCTGCTCCACGGAACCGCCGACGGCAACGTCCCTCCCACCGAGTCCCGGCAGCTCTTCACCGCGCTGAAGATCCTCGGCCGCCCGGTGGAATGGGTCCTCTTTCCCGGCGAAGACCACGGCATTTCGGGGACCTTCGAGCGCCGCACCGAACACCGCACCATGATCCTCGAGTGGTTCGACCGCTTCCTGCGGGACCAGGGCGAGGCGTGGGAGCACCGCTGGAAGAACCCGTGA
- a CDS encoding sigma-70 family RNA polymerase sigma factor has translation MPHVDPGEPDARRRIIDCYLHDVRRQCPAAARPGRRGEQPAAETQAGNPVRDLVEPHLFYVVKVAGEYSSKNIAFEDLLAEGNLGLVEAAHRFDPRRGVQFLTYATWWIRKRILEFLSRESSCVRLTRYAREQRKEVEQAREKLRGTLGREPDLTELATETGLDEKAVTLRSMKEPRVLSLERPADDTGNRLGDLLPDHESRPDPEQRLVDARLRDRVRHEVEKLPPTERWIVCNRFQLTEQTPLTLQEIGNRLGLSRERARQIEQRALARLRRRLRAALDPPG, from the coding sequence ATGCCGCACGTGGATCCGGGCGAACCCGACGCCCGGCGGCGGATCATCGACTGTTACCTGCACGATGTGCGGAGACAGTGCCCGGCTGCCGCAAGGCCCGGTCGCCGCGGCGAGCAGCCGGCCGCTGAGACCCAAGCCGGAAATCCGGTCCGCGACCTGGTCGAGCCTCACCTTTTCTACGTGGTGAAGGTGGCCGGCGAATACAGCTCCAAGAACATCGCTTTCGAAGACCTGCTGGCCGAAGGCAACCTGGGGCTCGTCGAGGCCGCCCACCGTTTCGACCCCCGGCGGGGGGTGCAGTTCCTGACCTACGCCACGTGGTGGATCCGCAAACGGATTCTCGAGTTTCTCTCCCGGGAAAGCTCGTGCGTGCGCCTGACGCGCTATGCGCGCGAGCAGCGCAAAGAAGTCGAACAGGCCCGCGAGAAACTGCGGGGCACCCTGGGCCGGGAACCCGATCTCACCGAACTCGCCACAGAGACCGGCCTGGACGAAAAAGCGGTGACCCTGCGCAGCATGAAAGAGCCCCGGGTGCTCTCCCTCGAGCGCCCCGCGGACGACACCGGCAACCGCCTGGGAGACCTGCTGCCCGACCATGAGAGTCGGCCCGACCCCGAACAGCGCCTGGTCGATGCGCGTCTGCGGGACAGGGTCCGTCACGAGGTCGAAAAACTACCGCCTACCGAAAGGTGGATCGTCTGCAATCGCTTTCAGCTCACCGAACAGACTCCGCTCACGCTCCAGGAGATCGGCAATCGCCTGGGACTCAGCCGTGAGCGTGCGCGCCAGATCGAGCAACGAGCGCTGGCCCGGCTGCGGCGTCGCCTGCGAGCCGCCCTGGACCCCCCGGGCTAG
- a CDS encoding MqnA/MqnD/SBP family protein, which produces MKRLRVGVSTFLETRPLSWGLDLPPWNERFAVTSFEDPRQAAGALDAGSLDLALLPPDLLAPRAGRLEIVPGLAVTSRGGCGVARLLYQPPLGRIGTVGSSCPGHGAESLLALLFAASGRTVTFDETSRQARLVTLGSGEEPPGADHRVLDLSTAWWELTGLPMVWWTWAARPAVVTRDVYGILHNARTRGRHDLQRHLRQWLPHKPEQHQSVATTFEEKIRLRLGNDEMASLRRLWQELESLALVPVAGAPRLLSFGKRGLCGPAPGSGNASRPRN; this is translated from the coding sequence ATGAAACGCCTGCGCGTGGGAGTTTCCACCTTCCTCGAGACCCGCCCTCTGAGTTGGGGGCTGGACCTGCCCCCCTGGAACGAGCGCTTCGCGGTGACGTCCTTCGAGGATCCCCGCCAGGCGGCCGGCGCCCTCGATGCCGGCTCGCTGGACCTGGCGCTGCTGCCCCCGGACCTGCTGGCCCCCCGCGCCGGGCGGCTGGAAATCGTTCCGGGCCTGGCCGTGACCTCCCGCGGAGGCTGCGGCGTCGCACGCCTGCTCTACCAGCCGCCCCTCGGTCGGATCGGAACCGTGGGTTCTTCCTGCCCCGGGCACGGCGCCGAATCGCTGCTGGCCCTGCTCTTCGCCGCCAGCGGCAGGACGGTCACCTTCGACGAAACGTCCCGGCAGGCGCGGCTGGTCACCCTCGGGTCGGGGGAAGAGCCGCCGGGAGCAGACCACCGGGTTCTCGACCTGTCCACGGCCTGGTGGGAACTGACGGGTCTGCCCATGGTCTGGTGGACCTGGGCCGCACGACCGGCGGTGGTGACCCGTGACGTCTACGGCATCCTGCACAACGCCCGGACGCGGGGCCGCCACGACCTCCAGCGCCATCTCCGGCAGTGGCTGCCCCACAAGCCGGAACAGCACCAGTCCGTGGCCACGACCTTCGAAGAAAAGATACGGCTGCGGCTGGGCAACGACGAGATGGCCTCCCTCCGGCGGTTGTGGCAGGAACTCGAAAGCCTGGCCCTGGTACCCGTTGCCGGTGCACCGCGACTGCTGTCCTTCGGCAAGAGGGGACTCTGCGGTCCCGCTCCGGGCAGCGGGAATGCTTCCCGACCGCGAAATTGA
- a CDS encoding TerB family tellurite resistance protein: MSLLSFLGFDRTAMEGDPARVTAVRRIVDALDKLEPRRARFIACFAWLLGRVAHADNEIGEDETREMERLVHERGGLPLEQAVIVVQMAKSQNILFGGRENFSVTREFERMATREQKLALLDCLFAVSAAEGGISVVEDNEIRNISRELNLEHRDFIAIRSRYRDHLNVLRDS; this comes from the coding sequence ATGTCTCTGCTGTCTTTTCTCGGGTTCGATCGCACGGCCATGGAAGGAGATCCGGCCCGGGTCACCGCAGTGCGGCGCATCGTCGACGCCCTCGACAAGCTCGAACCCCGGCGCGCCCGCTTCATCGCCTGTTTCGCCTGGCTGCTGGGCCGGGTGGCCCATGCCGACAACGAGATCGGCGAGGACGAGACCCGCGAAATGGAGCGCCTGGTACACGAACGGGGCGGACTGCCCCTCGAGCAGGCGGTGATCGTCGTACAGATGGCCAAGAGCCAGAATATTCTCTTCGGCGGTCGGGAGAACTTTTCCGTCACCCGGGAATTCGAGCGCATGGCCACTCGGGAGCAAAAGCTGGCCTTGCTCGACTGCCTTTTCGCGGTCTCGGCCGCCGAGGGGGGGATCTCGGTGGTCGAGGACAACGAGATCCGGAACATCTCCCGCGAACTCAACCTCGAACACCGGGACTTCATCGCGATCCGCTCCCGCTACCGTGATCACCTCAACGTGCTGCGGGATTCCTGA
- the sppA gene encoding signal peptide peptidase SppA, whose amino-acid sequence MTRAGKLALLLIALTIALAMVAMVGIVAFLSGGGMPTGPRPVLAVSLGGPLPENRARGPLEGFFGEGGPSLREILEGIDQARKDPKIQGLLVEVDSAPGWAQAEELRKAIEAFSADGKWSVAFTENAGSAGAYLLATACQEVVLAPPGEVGLYGLRAETPFLRGLFDKLHILPQMAQRKEFKNAADVYMRRDYSPAHRQAMNSLLGAIFGDLVDSIAGARGLTPERVRELVDQGPFLANEALEASLVDRLAYKDEVLSSIRARVGRDKPFIRVEDYIRRHRAHRSRGAGIALIYAVGTIARGESEQRPLGDTMMGSKTIIRALREAREDDSIKAVVLRIDSPGGSYVASDLMRREIVLTRQKKPVIASMGNVAASGGYFIAMQTDHILADRATITGSIGVLSGKLVTGRFWDDITGIHFSGIQIGENADMYSSLEPFDEQGWKRLNAILDAIYADFVGKAAEGRSMTYDQLEPLAHGRVWTGSQAFERGLVDEIGGLGRALEIAAERGGFAEGQSYRLLVLPRPPGFFDMLRQRRGLVLASELPASLTDLARVMRLLQSTSGDCYLYAADLPRIR is encoded by the coding sequence ATGACACGAGCCGGCAAGCTGGCCCTGCTTTTGATCGCCTTGACCATCGCCCTGGCCATGGTCGCCATGGTGGGAATCGTAGCCTTCCTGTCGGGCGGGGGCATGCCCACCGGGCCACGCCCGGTACTCGCCGTCTCCCTCGGCGGGCCGCTCCCTGAAAACCGGGCCCGCGGACCGCTCGAGGGGTTCTTCGGCGAGGGGGGCCCCAGTCTGCGAGAAATCCTGGAAGGCATCGACCAGGCGCGGAAGGACCCGAAAATCCAGGGACTGCTGGTGGAGGTCGACTCGGCTCCCGGCTGGGCCCAGGCCGAAGAGCTGCGCAAAGCCATCGAGGCCTTCTCCGCCGACGGCAAGTGGTCGGTCGCCTTCACCGAGAACGCCGGCTCGGCGGGAGCCTACCTGCTCGCCACGGCCTGCCAGGAGGTGGTGCTCGCGCCGCCGGGTGAAGTGGGCCTCTACGGCCTGCGCGCCGAAACGCCCTTCCTGCGCGGCCTGTTCGACAAGCTGCACATCCTGCCCCAGATGGCCCAGCGCAAAGAATTCAAGAACGCCGCCGACGTCTACATGCGCCGCGACTACAGTCCGGCCCACCGCCAGGCGATGAACAGCCTGCTGGGGGCGATCTTCGGCGACCTGGTGGACAGTATCGCCGGGGCGCGGGGGCTGACTCCCGAGCGGGTGCGGGAGCTGGTCGACCAGGGCCCCTTCCTCGCCAACGAAGCCCTCGAGGCCTCGCTGGTCGACCGCCTGGCCTACAAGGACGAAGTGCTCAGCTCGATCCGCGCCCGGGTCGGAAGGGACAAGCCCTTCATTCGTGTCGAAGACTACATCCGCCGCCACCGGGCCCACCGGAGCCGGGGCGCGGGCATCGCCCTGATCTACGCCGTGGGCACCATCGCCCGAGGCGAATCCGAGCAGCGGCCCCTGGGCGACACGATGATGGGCTCGAAGACCATCATCCGCGCCCTGCGCGAGGCGCGGGAGGACGACAGCATCAAGGCCGTGGTGCTGCGCATCGACAGCCCGGGTGGATCCTACGTGGCCTCCGACCTGATGCGCCGGGAGATCGTCCTGACCCGGCAGAAAAAGCCGGTGATCGCCAGCATGGGCAACGTGGCGGCTTCCGGCGGCTATTTCATCGCCATGCAGACCGACCATATCCTGGCCGACCGGGCCACGATCACGGGCTCGATCGGTGTGCTCTCCGGCAAGCTGGTGACGGGCCGGTTCTGGGACGACATCACGGGCATCCATTTCTCGGGCATCCAGATCGGCGAGAACGCCGACATGTATTCGAGCCTCGAACCCTTCGACGAGCAGGGCTGGAAACGACTCAACGCGATCCTGGACGCGATCTACGCCGACTTCGTCGGCAAGGCCGCGGAGGGACGCTCGATGACCTACGACCAGCTCGAGCCCCTGGCCCACGGTCGGGTCTGGACCGGCTCCCAGGCCTTCGAGCGTGGCCTGGTGGACGAGATCGGAGGCCTGGGCCGAGCGCTCGAAATCGCCGCCGAGCGCGGGGGCTTTGCCGAAGGCCAGTCGTACCGCCTGCTGGTCCTGCCCCGCCCGCCGGGCTTTTTCGACATGCTGCGCCAGCGCCGGGGCCTCGTGCTGGCCTCCGAGCTTCCCGCCTCCCTCACCGACCTGGCACGGGTCATGCGCCTGCTGCAAAGCACCTCGGGCGATTGCTACCTCTACGCGGCCGACCTGCCCCGAATCCGCTGA